CGCCCTCGGACAGCGCCAGCGGCGGTACGTTTATCTCGATGTTGAACTGGCCCAGCTCGGTCTGGAACGCCGGGTCCGCGATCGCGGCGAGCACGTCCGCGTTGCGCATGGCCGGGTCCGCGCCCGGGTCCACCAGGTTGAACTCGATCTCCAGGCCGGTGAGCGGCCGCTCCGCGTCGAAGCGGTGCTCGGCCAGCATCTCGGCCAGGACGTCCAGGCAGCGCCGGATCTTCTGCCGGTACCTCGCACGGTCCTCGCGGGTGAACTCCCGCGGACCGACCTCCTCGCCCATGAGCGCCGCCGCCTTCCAGAAACGTCCCAGGCACCTCTTATTACGATCTGCTACTCATCATTTCCAACCGGGGGAGGAATCATGCGACGCGCCGCGTTGTCCCTGTTCTCGATCGTGGCGATCGCCGAGGCATGCTCCTGGACCGGGCTGCTCATCGGCATGTTCTTCAAGTACGTGGTGGTCGGCAACGAGATCGGCGTGAAGATCTTCGGGCCGATCCACGGCGCGCTGTTCACCGCCTACGTGGTGCTGACCCTGGCGGTCGCCTGGCTGAACCGGTGGCGTTGGACGACCGCGCTGGTCGCGCTGGCCTGTTCGATCCCGCCGCTGGCCACGCTCGCCTTCGAGCGGTGGGCGCGGCGCCGGGGACTACTGCAGAACCACCCACAGCGTCACGGCGAGCCCGATGATGACGAGGCCGGCGGCGGCCTGGAGCAGCATGCCAGGGCCGAGGTGTGACCAGATGGTCGGCGGGTGCGGGACGATCACCTGCTGCGTGGTGATGTTGACGATCCGCTCGACCCGCGGCTGAAGCTGCGGGTCCTTCTGCGGGCGCACTCTGACCTGGATGTGGTCCTGCCGGAGGATCGTGCTCTGGCCGACGTGGCCGTGCAGCTCCATCTCGTAGAGCTGGCCGTCGTCGCCGCGGATGCGCATCGGCGTGACCAGGAACTCCGGCCCCTTCTTCAGTTCCTTGAACTTGCGCCGTGTCGCGCCGCTGCCGGCCGCGCCGCGCACCAGCGAGAGCAGCGCGGTGCCGACCAGCTGGGCCGTGGTCGCGGCCACGAAGACGAGCATCAGGATC
This genomic window from Catenuloplanes niger contains:
- a CDS encoding DUF3817 domain-containing protein; amino-acid sequence: MRRAALSLFSIVAIAEACSWTGLLIGMFFKYVVVGNEIGVKIFGPIHGALFTAYVVLTLAVAWLNRWRWTTALVALACSIPPLATLAFERWARRRGLLQNHPQRHGEPDDDEAGGGLEQHARAEV